The sequence CCTCGCCGATTACCAGGAGCATAGGCGAGACTTGTTGGGTTCTCTTCACACCAGAGGGGGACTCCGTGGTACTCTCTACAGGAATTATAGTCCACGTCCACACCATGAGCGAGGACATAAAGTGGATGATAAGGAGAGGGTACGAGGAAAACCCTGGGATAAAGGATGGGGACGTCTTCATAGGCAACGACCCTGCGCTTGGGAACGTTCACACAACTGACGTCCACACGCTCACGCCTCTCTTCTATAAGGGCACCTTAGTGGGCTGGATAGGTTCAGTGACGCACCAGGTCGACATAGGCGCTAACACTCCTGGACATGACATAACTACGAGCAGCTCAAGGTTCGAAGACGGCCTGTACATGGACGCGGAGCTGGTCATGAGGGATGGGAAGCTCTTCCCACACTACTATGAGAGGTCGAGGAGAGGCGTCAGGACGCCGCTTTACTTTGACTTAGATGAGAAGGCTAGGCACGCTGGAAACGAGATCGCTAAGAGAAGTATAATAGCCTTCATCGAGGAAAACGGCTTAGACTACTACCTACAGCTCGTAAGGGAGATAATAGAGAAGTCGAGGAGGGACTACCTAGCTCGGACTAAGGAAAGGCTGGTCCCAGGCAGGTATAGGAGTGTAGCGTTCTCCGAGACCCCCTTTATACTTGAAGCTTGGCAGCCTCATGCCCGCGATGACTGGATACACCCGTTACCAATGGAAATACAGATAAAGGAGGATGGGAGGTGGGTGGTCGACATAGAGGGCAGCAGTGGCACTGGACCTTGGCCATGGAATGGTGCTTTATCGCCGTTCATGGGCGGGTTCTGGGTTGTAATGACGCAAGTAGTAGGCTATGGTGAGACTGTTAACGAGGGATTTGTTAAGGCCATAGAGTTCAGGATTCCTGAAAGGAGCTGGGCAGGGAATCCGGATCCTTATCTGTCAAGAAACACTCCTTGGGCTTTCCTGATACCTCAGATGACAGCACCGTAT comes from uncultured Acidilobus sp. JCHS and encodes:
- a CDS encoding N-methylhydantoinase B/acetone carboxylase, alpha subunit — translated: MGIGPGGKTLLELLEESERLFKETGHYWGLERLPLYEKDPLKWERDRARLRSIMVMARETATRIAASPITRSIGETCWVLFTPEGDSVVLSTGIIVHVHTMSEDIKWMIRRGYEENPGIKDGDVFIGNDPALGNVHTTDVHTLTPLFYKGTLVGWIGSVTHQVDIGANTPGHDITTSSSRFEDGLYMDAELVMRDGKLFPHYYERSRRGVRTPLYFDLDEKARHAGNEIAKRSIIAFIEENGLDYYLQLVREIIEKSRRDYLARTKERLVPGRYRSVAFSETPFILEAWQPHARDDWIHPLPMEIQIKEDGRWVVDIEGSSGTGPWPWNGALSPFMGGFWVVMTQVVGYGETVNEGFVKAIEFRIPERSWAGNPDPYLSRNTPWAFLIPQMTAPYRMVALGAFARGIVEEGAAGYAVTADAVQGGGVTTGRTGHPPGIYYPISTFEIAGQXXXXXXXPAGS